From one Cryptosporangium phraense genomic stretch:
- a CDS encoding LCP family protein — protein sequence MAAGRKTGTPWTTVGLIVGVALLLVSVGTIGAAWAISARYDKNIKRADLLGDIPTTVRTDESGNTVVPDRSITGPLNFLVLGSDSRLAVTGIEADTIGQRSDTIMLVHVTTDLKSAYVVSIPRDSYVHIPAGGGWQGGNNKINAAFSFGGPALAAKTVYELTGLPLDGAVVVDFNSVRTMVNAVGGIRVCTTYTVRSIHTGRVWPKGCNHMGGDSAQDFMRQRYNVPGSDFGRIHNQQLVLKSLLARAVSGGTLSNPLRFDAFLRAATGAITVDDDMNVEGLALALRNLRPDDITFATLPYTSDSYWTPFGDAVKLDDKAMASMFAAINEDALPEWQATQNTKTTSLAGDDAPAPSASTATN from the coding sequence GTGGCAGCAGGGCGGAAGACCGGCACGCCGTGGACCACGGTGGGGCTGATCGTGGGCGTTGCCCTCCTGCTGGTCTCGGTCGGCACGATCGGTGCCGCCTGGGCGATCAGCGCCCGCTACGACAAGAACATCAAGCGCGCCGACCTGCTCGGCGACATCCCGACGACGGTCCGCACCGACGAGAGCGGCAACACGGTCGTTCCCGACCGGAGCATCACCGGCCCGCTGAACTTCCTGGTGCTCGGCTCCGACTCCCGGCTCGCGGTCACCGGGATCGAGGCCGACACGATCGGGCAGCGCTCCGACACGATCATGCTGGTCCACGTCACTACGGATCTGAAGAGCGCATACGTCGTCTCGATCCCGCGCGACAGCTACGTGCACATCCCGGCCGGCGGCGGCTGGCAGGGCGGCAACAACAAGATCAACGCGGCGTTCTCGTTCGGCGGGCCGGCGCTGGCCGCCAAGACCGTCTACGAGCTCACCGGCCTGCCGCTCGACGGCGCGGTGGTCGTCGATTTCAACAGCGTCCGGACGATGGTGAACGCGGTCGGGGGCATCCGGGTCTGCACGACGTACACGGTCCGCTCGATCCACACCGGGCGGGTCTGGCCCAAGGGTTGCAACCACATGGGCGGCGACTCGGCCCAGGACTTCATGCGCCAGCGCTACAACGTCCCCGGCAGCGACTTCGGGCGCATCCACAACCAGCAGCTGGTGCTGAAGTCGCTGCTGGCCCGGGCGGTCAGCGGCGGCACGCTCTCCAACCCGCTGCGCTTCGACGCGTTCCTCCGGGCCGCGACCGGCGCGATCACCGTCGACGACGACATGAACGTGGAGGGGCTCGCGCTCGCGCTGCGCAACCTCCGTCCCGACGACATCACGTTCGCGACGCTGCCTTATACGTCCGACTCGTACTGGACGCCGTTCGGCGACGCGGTGAAGCTCGACGACAAGGCCATGGCGTCGATGTTCGCCGCGATCAACGAGGATGCGTTGCCCGAGTGGCAGGCGACGCAGAACACCAAGACGACGAGCCTCGCCGGCGACGACGCTCCCGCCCCGAGCGCCAGCACCGCGACCAACTAG
- a CDS encoding STAS domain-containing protein, with protein sequence MTGDEVAIERPAAVSVGDLENGAARLVSFSGEIDLGTAPELGDVVSQETADALAVVLDLTGVTFLDSAGVRLLDTLVGAAESRGCVMKLVAPEHGVARFTLTLCAFRSDLLESTVARAVASLN encoded by the coding sequence ATGACGGGGGACGAGGTAGCGATCGAGAGACCGGCGGCCGTCTCGGTCGGCGATCTGGAGAACGGTGCGGCCAGGCTGGTGTCGTTCTCGGGCGAGATCGACCTGGGCACCGCGCCGGAGCTGGGCGACGTCGTGAGTCAGGAGACCGCGGACGCGCTGGCCGTGGTGCTGGACCTGACCGGGGTGACGTTCCTGGACAGCGCCGGAGTGCGGTTGCTCGACACGCTGGTCGGGGCGGCGGAGAGCCGGGGGTGCGTGATGAAGCTGGTTGCGCCGGAGCACGGGGTTGCCCGGTTCACGTTGACGCTCTGCGCGTTCCGGTCCGATCTGCTGGAGTCGACGGTGGCGCGAGCGGTAGCCAGCCTCAACTAG
- a CDS encoding SpoIIE family protein phosphatase, which translates to MSERPNPAAEITSAATGSGRRRPMARPRRRVAGFVSSSADDPAAADPAPDDSELAEPLDQAPCGFVVTDPGGLIVQVNRHFLASTGYDADEVVGRLRFQDLLVPGDQIFYETHYSPLLLMQGHVREIAVDIKDVHGQRQPVLVNAVLDRDDAGNPAVIRTTVFGAIDRRRYELELLAQRQRAERSEARVRALQAVAAELAAAGDLPAVGQALVDAALLVVQGDRAGLWLLDRNELATATEADEALGNDTATLPANGLIQIAAVNISDFSEFAHIPMPDPATFRTRRNGPVLIDSPESIQPHHPLIAAAMERTNVGTLVVIPLDVGDQRVGVLAAGCTEPRLLDEEDRELLHALGRQGGQALERAVLHAEAEKAAERSDFLASSGRALEERVGLVDRAEKLVEMVTRELAEVASVEFVEHEGTRRLAHARSARLPATGIGNLIGIEPGRAGNLIAQVVAGNRPKLVAERLPITPSGPRPANWWLALPLRASGRTLGALVLGRYGRAFSVDEVAYCAEVAATAALALDNARRYEQEREVAYTLQRSLLSGGLPRRQGLRIATHYRPAMENLEVGGDWYDAFELGDDRIGIVVGDVVGRGLNAASAMGQIRSAIRALAGAGLGPAALLDQLDRFVGQFDAGRMATLIYLELNPRTGFVRYACAGHFPPLLVQGDEEAQYLWDGRSTPLDAYAGQPGRSEAEVTLLPGARLLLYTDGLVERRGRLIWRGLELLREEMEKHRTSSAAAIVESLSETMLLDEGARDDVCLLALSLAESTPFEEEIPADLGELTGVRNRLRAWLADHEVDKHDGFAIVLACSEAIGNAIEHGYRTGGSGAGPRTVSISASIVDERVDVTIRDSGLWQPRETPPDRGRGLMLMKRLMDEVTVDRVSADRSRGTTVTMSRRVRWVGP; encoded by the coding sequence ATGTCGGAGCGGCCGAACCCGGCTGCCGAGATCACGTCGGCCGCTACCGGATCCGGCCGGCGTCGGCCGATGGCCCGTCCGCGTCGGCGGGTGGCCGGCTTCGTCTCGTCGTCGGCCGACGACCCGGCCGCCGCTGATCCCGCGCCGGACGACTCCGAGCTGGCCGAGCCGCTCGACCAGGCCCCCTGCGGCTTCGTCGTCACCGACCCCGGTGGCCTGATCGTCCAGGTCAACCGGCACTTCCTGGCCTCCACCGGGTACGACGCCGACGAGGTGGTCGGCCGGTTGCGCTTCCAGGACCTGCTCGTGCCGGGCGACCAGATCTTCTACGAGACGCACTACTCGCCGCTGCTGCTCATGCAGGGGCACGTCCGCGAGATCGCCGTCGACATCAAGGACGTCCACGGGCAGAGACAGCCGGTCCTGGTCAACGCGGTCCTCGACCGCGACGACGCAGGCAACCCGGCCGTCATCCGGACGACGGTGTTCGGCGCGATCGACCGTCGCCGTTACGAGCTGGAGCTGCTGGCGCAGCGTCAGCGCGCCGAGCGTTCGGAGGCGCGGGTCCGCGCCCTGCAGGCGGTCGCGGCCGAGCTCGCCGCGGCCGGCGACCTGCCCGCGGTCGGACAAGCCCTGGTGGACGCCGCCCTGCTGGTCGTCCAGGGCGACCGGGCCGGGCTCTGGCTGCTCGACCGCAACGAGCTGGCGACCGCGACCGAGGCCGACGAGGCGCTCGGCAACGACACGGCGACGCTCCCGGCCAACGGGCTGATCCAGATCGCCGCGGTGAACATCAGCGACTTCTCCGAGTTCGCGCACATCCCGATGCCCGACCCGGCGACGTTCCGGACGAGACGCAACGGCCCGGTGCTGATCGACTCGCCGGAGTCCATCCAGCCGCACCACCCGCTGATCGCCGCCGCGATGGAGCGCACGAACGTCGGGACGCTCGTCGTCATCCCGCTCGACGTCGGCGACCAGCGTGTCGGCGTGCTGGCCGCTGGCTGCACCGAGCCGCGTCTGCTCGACGAGGAAGACCGCGAGCTGCTGCACGCGCTGGGCCGGCAGGGCGGGCAGGCGCTGGAGCGGGCGGTGCTGCACGCCGAGGCCGAGAAGGCGGCCGAGCGCTCGGACTTCCTGGCCTCCTCGGGCCGGGCGCTGGAGGAGCGGGTCGGGCTGGTCGACCGGGCCGAGAAGCTGGTCGAGATGGTCACCCGGGAGCTGGCCGAGGTCGCGAGCGTCGAGTTCGTCGAGCACGAGGGCACCCGCCGGCTCGCCCACGCCCGCTCGGCCCGGCTGCCGGCCACCGGCATCGGCAACCTGATCGGCATCGAGCCCGGCCGGGCCGGCAACCTGATCGCCCAGGTCGTCGCCGGGAACCGGCCCAAGCTGGTGGCCGAGCGGCTGCCGATCACGCCGTCCGGGCCGCGGCCGGCGAACTGGTGGCTCGCGCTACCGTTGCGCGCCTCCGGCCGCACGCTCGGCGCGCTGGTGCTCGGCCGCTACGGCCGTGCGTTCAGCGTCGACGAGGTCGCGTACTGCGCCGAGGTGGCGGCCACCGCGGCGCTCGCGCTGGACAACGCCCGCCGCTACGAGCAGGAGCGTGAGGTCGCGTACACGCTGCAGCGCAGCCTGCTCTCCGGCGGCCTGCCCCGCCGCCAGGGCCTGCGGATCGCCACCCACTACCGGCCGGCGATGGAGAACCTCGAGGTCGGTGGCGACTGGTACGACGCGTTCGAGCTGGGCGACGACCGCATCGGCATCGTCGTCGGGGACGTCGTCGGCCGAGGGTTGAACGCGGCCAGCGCGATGGGTCAGATCCGCAGCGCGATCCGCGCGCTGGCCGGGGCGGGCCTCGGCCCGGCCGCGCTGCTCGACCAGCTCGACCGGTTCGTCGGTCAGTTCGACGCCGGACGGATGGCGACGCTGATCTACCTGGAGCTCAACCCGCGCACCGGGTTCGTGCGCTACGCCTGCGCCGGCCACTTCCCGCCGTTGCTGGTCCAGGGCGACGAGGAGGCGCAGTACCTCTGGGACGGCCGGTCGACCCCGCTGGACGCCTACGCCGGACAGCCGGGCCGGTCGGAGGCCGAGGTCACGCTGCTGCCGGGCGCGCGGCTGCTGCTCTACACCGACGGGCTGGTCGAGCGCCGGGGCCGGCTGATCTGGCGCGGGCTCGAGCTGCTGCGCGAGGAGATGGAGAAGCACCGGACGTCGTCCGCGGCGGCGATCGTCGAGAGCCTGTCCGAGACGATGCTGCTCGACGAGGGCGCCCGCGACGACGTCTGCCTGCTGGCGCTGTCGCTCGCGGAGTCGACGCCGTTCGAGGAGGAGATCCCGGCCGATCTCGGCGAGCTCACCGGCGTCCGCAACCGGCTCCGGGCCTGGCTGGCCGACCACGAGGTCGACAAGCACGACGGGTTCGCGATCGTCCTGGCCTGCTCGGAGGCGATCGGGAACGCGATCGAACACGGCTACCGCACCGGGGGGAGCGGCGCCGGGCCGCGCACGGTGTCGATCTCGGCCTCGATCGTCGACGAGCGCGTCGACGTGACGATCCGCGACAGCGGACTCTGGCAGCCACGGGAGACCCCGCCCGACCGCGGGCGCGGGCTGATGCTGATGAAACGACTGATGGACGAAGTCACGGTCGATCGGGTCAGCGCCGACCGGAGTCGGGGCACGACCGTGACGATGTCCCGGCGGGTGAGATGGGTGGGGCCATGA
- a CDS encoding alpha/beta fold hydrolase: MSILTRNNVSLTGREGGPAMVFAHGFGCDQSMWRYLMPAFSDRYRIVAFDYVGHGKSELAAYDADRYSSLSGYARDVLDVLEELDLNDVVFVGHSVSSMIGGLASIEQPDRFKSLVMIGPSPRYLDDDSTGYVGGFREEDLTGLLDSMESNYLGWSSSMAPVIMGNGDRPELGEELTNSFCRTDPAIAQQFARVTFLGDNRGDLAKMPVRSLVLQCTADVIAPEVVGEYVHEHLPESEYVLLSATGHCPHLSAPAETISAMQGFC, encoded by the coding sequence ATGAGCATCCTGACCAGGAACAACGTTTCGCTGACCGGACGCGAAGGCGGACCGGCCATGGTGTTCGCGCACGGGTTCGGCTGTGACCAGTCGATGTGGCGGTACCTGATGCCCGCCTTCTCCGACCGCTACCGGATCGTCGCGTTCGACTACGTCGGGCACGGAAAATCGGAACTGGCGGCCTACGACGCCGACCGGTACTCGTCGCTCTCCGGCTACGCCCGGGACGTCCTGGACGTGCTCGAGGAGCTCGACCTGAACGACGTCGTGTTCGTCGGGCATTCGGTGAGCTCGATGATCGGCGGGCTGGCCTCGATCGAGCAGCCCGACCGGTTCAAGAGCCTGGTGATGATCGGTCCGTCGCCGCGCTACCTCGATGACGACTCGACCGGATACGTCGGCGGATTTCGCGAAGAGGACCTGACCGGTTTACTCGACTCGATGGAAAGCAACTACCTGGGATGGTCGAGCTCGATGGCCCCCGTGATCATGGGCAACGGCGATCGTCCGGAGCTCGGTGAGGAGCTGACGAACAGCTTCTGCCGCACCGATCCGGCGATCGCCCAGCAGTTCGCCCGGGTCACGTTCCTCGGCGACAACCGGGGCGACCTGGCCAAGATGCCGGTCCGGTCGCTGGTGCTGCAGTGCACCGCGGACGTGATCGCGCCGGAGGTCGTCGGCGAGTACGTGCACGAGCACCTGCCGGAGAGCGAGTACGTCCTGCTCTCCGCGACCGGTCACTGCCCGCACCTGAGCGCGCCGGCCGAGACGATCTCCGCCATGCAAGGTTTCTGCTGA
- a CDS encoding SPFH domain-containing protein gives MMSTTEQLVEMPAPQVREQRTDGLPGWPMAGLLFLGLLVSVALVIVGGVTAPGVVPVTLAILGALLGLAVLICLAGLTAVAPGEARVVQLLGHYTGTIRTDGLRWVNPLTKREKVSTRVRNHETELAKVNDADGNPIQIAAVVVWQVSDTAKAVFEVDDFVEFVAIQSETAVRHIANSYPYDAAEDQLSLRDNADEITGRLSAEIAARVTAAGVEVIESRITRLSYAPEIAQVMLQRQQANAVVAARRRIVEGAVGMVEIALARLAEQDVVDLDEERKATMVSNLLVVLCGDRGTQPIVNAGTLY, from the coding sequence ATGATGTCCACCACCGAACAGCTCGTCGAGATGCCGGCCCCGCAGGTCCGCGAGCAGCGCACCGACGGGTTGCCGGGCTGGCCGATGGCCGGTCTGTTGTTCCTGGGTTTGCTGGTCAGCGTCGCGCTGGTGATCGTGGGCGGGGTGACCGCGCCGGGCGTGGTGCCGGTGACGCTGGCGATCCTCGGCGCCCTGCTCGGCCTGGCCGTGCTGATCTGCCTGGCCGGGCTCACCGCGGTGGCCCCGGGCGAGGCCCGGGTCGTCCAGCTGCTCGGCCACTACACCGGGACGATCCGCACCGACGGCCTGCGCTGGGTCAACCCGCTCACCAAGCGGGAGAAGGTCTCGACCCGGGTCCGCAACCACGAGACCGAGCTGGCCAAGGTGAACGACGCCGACGGCAACCCGATCCAGATCGCCGCCGTGGTCGTCTGGCAGGTCTCCGACACGGCCAAGGCCGTGTTCGAGGTCGACGACTTCGTCGAGTTCGTCGCGATCCAGAGCGAGACCGCGGTCCGGCACATCGCGAACAGCTACCCCTACGACGCGGCCGAGGACCAGCTCTCGCTGCGCGACAACGCGGACGAGATCACCGGCCGGCTCTCGGCCGAGATCGCCGCCCGGGTCACCGCGGCCGGCGTCGAAGTGATCGAATCGCGTATCACCCGGCTCTCGTACGCCCCGGAGATCGCCCAGGTCATGTTGCAGCGTCAGCAGGCGAACGCGGTGGTCGCGGCCCGGCGCCGGATCGTCGAGGGCGCGGTCGGCATGGTCGAGATCGCCCTGGCCCGGCTGGCCGAGCAGGACGTCGTCGACCTGGACGAGGAACGGAAGGCCACGATGGTCAGCAACCTGCTCGTCGTCCTGTGCGGCGACCGGGGCACGCAGCCGATCGTCAACGCCGGAACCCTGTACTGA
- a CDS encoding GOLPH3/VPS74 family protein, whose translation MELSLPARLFLLAYDPKKRRLTNRTHLGVLLRSAALTELVFDGQLTDADGRVVAGGATSDPVLSPVLADVAAGTRPRKWQSWVDRRTSATIAAVREQLAASHVIRAERRKVLGLFPVWSIELRDTRLRSKLAENARRTLRGGEPVERVDRRDAAVVALAAAGLLGNVVSRGDRRQYKRRIDALSEQVGPTVRALRKAVQSQQAAAASG comes from the coding sequence ATGGAGCTCTCCCTTCCGGCGAGGCTGTTCCTGCTCGCCTACGACCCGAAGAAGCGTCGGCTGACCAACCGCACCCACCTCGGCGTCCTGCTGCGGTCGGCCGCACTGACCGAGTTGGTGTTCGACGGGCAACTGACCGACGCCGACGGCCGGGTGGTGGCCGGCGGGGCCACCAGCGACCCGGTGCTCTCGCCGGTGCTGGCCGACGTCGCCGCGGGCACCCGGCCGCGCAAGTGGCAGAGCTGGGTCGACCGGCGCACGTCGGCGACGATCGCCGCGGTGCGGGAGCAGCTGGCGGCCTCGCACGTCATCCGGGCCGAGCGACGCAAGGTGCTGGGCCTGTTCCCGGTCTGGAGCATCGAGCTGCGCGACACCAGGCTGCGCAGCAAGCTGGCCGAGAACGCCCGCCGGACGTTACGGGGCGGCGAGCCGGTCGAACGCGTCGACCGGCGGGACGCGGCGGTGGTGGCGCTGGCCGCGGCCGGGCTGCTGGGCAACGTCGTCTCGCGCGGCGATCGGCGGCAGTACAAGCGGCGGATCGACGCGCTCTCGGAGCAGGTCGGGCCGACCGTGCGGGCACTGCGCAAGGCCGTCCAGTCACAGCAGGCGGCGGCCGCGTCGGGCTGA